The genomic segment tcgtgtgggtgtgtatgttcgtgtgtgtgtgcgtgtgtgtgtgtgtgggtgtcggTGTgtatgttcgtgtgtgtgtgtgtgtgtgtgtgtgtgtgtgtgtggtgtgtatgttgtgtgggtgtgtatgttcgtgtgtgtgtgcgtgtgtgtgtgtgtgggtgtcggTGTgtatgttcgtgtgtgtgtgtgtgtgtgtgtgtgggtgtgtgtgtgtgtgtgtgtgtgtgtgtgtgtgtgtgtgtgtgtgtgtgtgtgtgtgtgtgtgtgtgtgtgtgtgtgtgtgtgtgtgtgcacgcgtgtgtgCGCACAAACCCTTTCCCCCatttttatattgtttacagtgtactgtgttttaCTACTTTTGTATTTCATttatttcacatgtttaatcaataatgttttattattcatgttttatgtgtcattcctaactgtcactgtatgtcgttgtcacatGTGGGCGGAGCCCCAAggctaattccttgtatgtgaatacttggccaataaacttattcattcattatttcatatattctgttgtgctgctgcaagtaagaatttcattgttctacctgggacatatgacaataaaacactcttgactatatttccattctgaataaagtttattttggagGGGAAATATCTGCTGACAGACAGGCGGTTGTGTCCCTTTCGCTCCTGctcgttctctcccccccccccccccttacctcccgtttccctttccactcacactagtctgaagaagggtctcgacccgagacttcacccattccttctctccagagatgctgcctgtccccgctgagttagccCAGAATGTTGTGACTGATGTCACACACGCCATTCCTTCACTAATGATGATCCATTGAACAAATGCGCAAAGACACAAACCCACACTGATATTTATACTAGTCTATTGCGACGtgaaatttggggattaaatacaACCGGTTCAGCGCCAACCTGTTTTCCGCacggtttctgccccacagccaaAGACAGCCCCTCAGCCCCTCTcatgacgccggtcccgggacccgacccttttactgATTCGAGCAGGGAATgaagcatatcttcagccattgatTTTCATCCCAAGCACCAAAGAAGGGATACATTTTCCCCACGAATTTGTTCCCGGTGAAGGTGTGGaggtgggacttggtgtccgcatcATAAAATGAGACTGACCCCGATTCGTAACTGAGGTAAACTCCCACTCTCCCGGGAACGGGACCGGCTGAGAGAGGGGTCTGGGAAGAATTGCTTGCGGAAACCTCCTCGTGATATCTCTCGATGGTCCAGAATCCTTCCTCATGTTTCAGGTCGACccatctcttcctctccacaaactctgcggcgactcccagactccagcggcgactccccgccacctccacctcccactaatgtctccccgatgtgaatccctccgatcccagcgctCAGAGACATTCCATAAACCTCTTCCTGTTGTTGCCGAGGCTTCTCCTGACCCCGGTCAATCTCACATTCATCAGACTCCCGGACACCTCGAGCACCGGATGCGCGCTATCCTCATCCAGGGTCACAGAGTCTGGGGGCAGAAGCAGATAATTAGAGGGTCTGTGGTATGTGAGGATTTGTGGGTTAATATAATCACTCTAATAGAGAGATCCAGGTGGGTCGCTACGGTGAGGGATTGGAGCTGGAATTCTTGAACATTGGTCCCAGGGACATCCTTCTGCTGTTAACGTGAAGATCTGCAAATgataatagagaataggtgcaggagtaggccattcggcccctcgagccagcaccgccattcaacatgatcatgactgatcatccacattcagtaccctggtcctaccttctcaccatattccctgacaccactacctttaagagctctatctaactctctcttgaaagcatccagagaattccacaagaaTGGCTGGTGATCCTTCTTAAAGATCTCCCCAATGTGCTCCATAACAATTCatacaagttctaggagcagaaataagccgttctgcccatcaagtctactccgccattcgctcatggctcatctatctttccctttcaaccccattctcctcagattgtggatgatcagccacgatcatattgaatggctgtgctggtttgaaagactgaatggcctatgcctgcacctatcgtctaatgtctattgtctaaatcttctatgtgccctttccagcttgacaacagttTTCctctaacacggtgcccagaactgaacacatagATATCACACCAGACGAGGATAGGATCGAACCCCGAGTCTCTGGTTCCTTGAGGCAGTAAATCTATCCGGTACACCGCTGTGTCGCTCGAAGTTAGTAAAATACCATCTTGACCTTTAACAATCAAAATGTGACGAAATGCTAACTAGATTTAACAGTATCAATATATTCTCTCCACACTGCAAACGGTAAAGTGCAGTTGAAATGTCCCATCGAGAGGCTGCCTCCAGTCACCGACATTTTTTAACCTATTTCGTTAAGGCTGCAAAAATGTAATCAGTCCGTTATAAATTGATCATTGTAAACACTTGTCCAAGTGGTATAAAGATTCAGAGAAGAAATTGTCTACCTGCTCTTCCGAGAGATTTCCTCCTGAAATGAATAAAACATAAAGAtggattatgtaggaaggaactgaagaagagtttggacagaagatagacacaaaaaagctggagtaactcagtgggacaggcagcatctctggagagaagggatggttgacgtttcgggtctgaaggagggtctcgacccgaaacgtcacctactccttctccccggagatgctgcctttcccgctgagttactccagctttttgtgtctatcttgtgtcctgttctatattctatgtttaggAGGCTGGGCCTATGCTTGGTGACGTAAAAGGGGACATCCTATTCACAGCAAGTGTTACTcaagataaacagaaaatgctgatgtcattcagcgggacaggcagcatccctggagagaggcGATGGGTCAGGTTTccgatgcccttcttcagactgggcatcaggggtgagggaaatacAGAGCTTCAGCTtggaagggttcagagaagatttacgaggatgttgccaggactagagggtgtgagctatggggacaggttgagtaggctgggtctctattccatggagcgtaggagaatgaggggagatcatatagatgtgtacaaaatcatgagaggaatagatcgggaagatgcacagagtcttttacccagagttcggggaacgaggaccaggggacacaggttcaaggtgaaggggaaaagatttaataggaatccgaggggtaactttttcacacagagggtggtgggtgtactgaacaagctgccagatgagggagttgaagctgggactatcctatcggtcaagaaacagttggacaggtacatggatagaacaggtttggagggttatgtaccaagcgcgggcaagtgggactaggttagctgggacattgttggccggtgtgggcgaggtgggccgaagcccccgtttccacactatcactctatggctctatcaaGGAACATGTTGCATAgaccattgttagttgggagaaggtgagaacaaagCAAACATGGAAACAATGTAATCAGACGGAcagtcaatagataataggtgcaggagtaagccattcggcccttcgagccaacaccgccattcaatgtgaccatggctggtcatccccaatcagtaccccattcctgccttccccccacatcccctgactctgctatctttaagagccctatcttgctctctattgaaagcatccagagaaccggcctccatcatcctctgaggcagagaattacacagactcacaactctctgtgtgaaaaggtgtttcctcacctccgttctaaatggcttaccccttattctcaaactgtggcacctggttctggactcccccaacatcgggaacatgtttcctgcctccagcgtgtataAACCCTTGATAATCATTGAGatctcctctcttccttctaaattccagagtatacaagcccagccgctccattctctcagcatatgacaatctcgggaattaaccgtgtaaacctacgctgcactccctcaatagcaagaatgtccttcctccaattaggggaccaaacctgcacacaatactccaggtgtggtctcactagggccctgtacaactgcagaaggacctctttgctcctatacgcaaaccagttggagaactgggaagggtggGGAATGAGGGGAGAGGCAAATCATGGGCTACCAACAGGAAGCGGAACTCTGACCTAAATTACAACAAAAACATATCAGAGCTGATTGAATTTGAACAATAAACCTTAATTTTATAACGGGCCTAGTAATACAGTGatgcatcgtggaaacaggcccaccggcccaactttcccacaccagccatCATATCCCATGctttgctagtcccacctgcctgcgtagggtccatatccctccaaacctgaactatccatttacctgtctaactgtgtcttaaatgttgtggtAGTCCAAGCCTCAACCACACCCTCTAGCAGTTTCTTCCATAAACCCTCCACcccctgtgtggaaaagttgcccctcagattcctattaattttttcacatttacatttaaatgtatgtcctctggtccttgattcccctaccctgggcaagacactctgtgcatctacccaaatctattccactcatgagtctggacacctctataagatctcccctcatcctgctgctCTCCAATAAAGAGAGgaccagccttctcaacctctcccgatatctcacaccctctagtcccagcaacatccttgtaaatcttcaggAAGATGTTAAAAGTGGCCCAATGTCAAGAAGAGAGGTTCAAAATCTAAATAAACTCTTCATCAGGGCAGAATTAAAACATAGTTGGAGTTCAGAAAGGAACTCAGatagtaaagatttaataggaacctaaggggcaaccttttcttaGAAAGGATGGTGGGTCAgcggaacaatagacaatagacaataggtgcaggagtaggccattcggccctccgagtcagcactgccattcaatgtgatcatagctaatgatccacaatcagtacccccttcctgccttctccccatatcccctgacaccgctatctttgagccctatctaactctctcgtgaaagtatccagagaaccagcctccaccgccgtctgaggcagagaattccaccgacccataactctctgtgcgaaaaagtgtttcctcatctccgttctaaatggcttaaccattaatcttaaactgtggcccctggttctggattcccaggaacatgtttcctgcctctagcgtgtccaaacccgtaataatcttaggtacacaaaaatgctggagaaactcagcgggtgcagcagcatctatggagcgaaggaaataggtgacgtttcgggccgaaccccttcttatatgtttccataagatctcctttcattcttctaaactccagagtatacaagcccagccagcatcagagagtatgaatgggttacgtttcgggtcgagattccccattccttctctccagagatgctgcccggcccggtgtgttactccaacattttgtgtctatcttcggtttaaaccagcatctgcagttccttcttgcaccgcgatcatccatacactagttctaccctgagtgtattatacatactctgtataatacactcatattgccatatctgagttactgtgtggagatatggggtaacacctacaaaaccaacctacagccgttatgcacattataaaaaagagcaataagaatgatcaataacgttggatatcttgaacataccaatttgaaCATAACGACACTCGTTATACCTgggcaagatggcgcctgcctgcggcgacttttgcggagctccggaaaataaaaggctcaactacaacaacttacctggatcagaaaaccggcagaaatcggtgccgtttcggacaagctgcttgagcacctcagggctctcgcaatttcgcgaactcCCACAGCTGtgggagccccggactttaaactttcccacgctggctgtggaactcccgacccgactaaggatcacaggtacggtacctggagacctCGGGAtgtcccccagagccgacgggctggatctcccaggaacaacggagctggagctgcagctgccgactttgaggaaaCCCccggttcgttacggagctggagctgccgactgtgagggaatccccgttccagcgcaggtccgcagaaacagcaggtacagcaagtacagtacctggaaacaaaggggaagcctccattgtgtctggaaacgtggccgacgggcaggactcaaggtcagaatgaagcgcaggggacttcgcccCCCTGTCCCTACTATCCtattggccaatgtacagtcccttgaaaacaaagtggaggacttaagggcaagactgctttatccaagggagctgagggaatgctctgtgttctgtttcacagagacatggctcacccccagctccccagactcagcggtccagcctgaagggttctccatccaccgtatggaccgtaccctggcatctgggaaagggagaggagggggtgtctgcctcatggtcaactctgcgtggtgttcagacgtggcaatcctgtccaactcctgctctccacacctcgaacatctggcggtgaagtgccgtcccttctacctcccgagagaattcacctccgttatcctgaccgcggtctacatcccaccccaggcagacgtccgtctggcactggaggagctgcacgccgtggtcaacaaacaccagacgtcttaccccgaggcatttaccaccattgctggggacttcaatcaggcaaacctcaagaaatcactccccaactccaccaacatgtctcctgctgcaccagaggacctaacaccctcgaccactgttacaccaccatcaagaatgcctatcgttctatccctcgccctcacttcggtaaatccgaccataccgcggtgctgcttcttcctgcctacaggcagcaattgaagagcgcaccccctgaAGTTAGAGTGGGTTTGATGTgtttagtggggtttagaggCAATAGAAGGGTTTATAGGTGTTTAAATGGTTTCATAGAGTTAGAAGGGTTTCgaggtggtttagaggggtttatagaGGTCTATAGGGGGTTAGATGGTTTCGagggggtttcgaggggtttatagAGGTCTATAGGGGGTTagagggtttcgaggggtttagaggggtttagagggtttaagaggggtttagagggtttaagAGGGGCTTAGAGGGTTTCAAGGGTTTTAGAGGGTTTTAAAGGGTTTTAGAGGGGACAGTGTTTTAGGTGTTTATTTaggtctgaacccctctaaacaaggCTAAGCCTACtttgaacctctctaaacccctctaaccgccTCTACCCACCTTAAAACCCCTCTTGGCCCCTCTAAACCTCACGGAACCGTTCGGAATCCCTCTAATTCCCTCTAAATACCTTTAAACCACTAAAGCCCTCTAAatccctttaaacccctctaaactctataaagccctctaaacacctctagacCCATCTTAGCCCCCCTGAACCCCTGTAATCCCCTCTAAGCCCCTCGAGCCCTCTAAGGCATTGAAGGCCCCTCTGATCCCCTCAAGTCCCCTCTAAACATCTCGAAACCCCTCCGAACCCCTCTGGACCCCtccgaacccctctaaacacttcaAACCCCTGTAAAACCCCGTTaagccctctaaactcctctaacgccctctaaacctatctaacAGTTAAATCCCGCTATAAACCTATGACATCTAAATCCCGCTAAACCactcaaaacccctctaaacacatctaaagccctctaaagccACCGAAACCCCtttaaactcctctaaactcctctaacgcCCTATAAACCTATCTAACAGTTAAACTCTCTAATCCCCTCGAAACAATTCGAAACACCTCTAAATACCGCTACATCATTCAAACCCCTCTATCCCCACCATACTCCTCTAAACCTCTTTatagccctccaaacctctctaaacatctctaaacacctctgaccCTTCTAAATCCCTCCAACCCCCTCCAAATTCCTCTAAACCACTAGAAACCCCATCGAAACCCACTCTAAAACACTCTCTCcactatacccctctaaacccctctaaacccctctaaagcctTTAAACccgtctaaagccctctaaaccccatcaAACCccaccaaatccctctaaacacttctaaccccatctaaagcactttaaaacactcgtaaacccctctaagcccctctaaatccATGTACacccctctaagcccctctaaacacttataaacgcctctaaaccccatctaaacccttctaacACCCGTTAACCCctataaacacctctaaacccctcgaaacccttcGAAAGCAATCTAAAACTCTTTAAACCActataaacacctctaaacccctctaacccctctaaaTCATTCTCAACCccgctaaaccactctaaaccgttctaaacccctctaaaacactctaaatccctctaaacacatctaacccGCCTCCAAATACATATAATCACATCTAAACCCCACTAAataactctaaacccctctaaaccccactaaacACCTCGCAaccctctaagcccctctaaactcctgaaagggtagtgaagaaagcgaatggtatgttagcattcgtaggaaaaggatttgagtataggagcagggaggttctactgcagttgtacagggttttggagagaccacacctggagtattgcgtgcagttgtgGTGTCCaaatatgaggaaagacattcttgccatggatggagtatagagaaggttcaccggactgattcctgggatgtcaggacttgcatctgaagaaagactagatagactcggcttgaactcgctagagtttagaagtttgaggggggatcttatagaaacttacaaaattcttaagaggttggacaggctagatgcaggaaggttgttcccgatgttggggaagtccaggacaatgggtcacaatttaaggataaaggggaaatcctttaggaacgagatgagaatttttttttcacacagagaatggtgaatatctggaactatctgccacagaaggtagttgaggccagttcattggctatatttaagagggagttatatgtggcccttgtggcttaagggatcagggggcatggagagaaggcaggtatgggatactgagttggatgatcagccatgatcatattgaatggcggtgcaggctcgaagggtcgaatggcctactcctgcacctattgtctacgtttttttaagtgaggacagtacagagctacacacgagggacattatAGAGGGaaaataacctacaaacgtcCACGACTTTAGAATGTAGGCAGAAAccgaagctcccggagaaaacccacgtggccacattgAGAATGtatcaactccgtacagacagcagccgcagtcagCATCGCACCCgcctgtctggcgctgtgaggcgggaactctaccgctacgccgccGTGTCACCTAATTGGAATAGCAcattttaggaaggaactgcagatgctgctttaaaccgaagatagacacaaaatgctggagtaactcagagggataggcagcaattctggagagtgggaatgggtgacatttcgggtcgaggtctctgaagaagggtctcgaccagaaacttcatccattccctctctccggagatgctgcctgtcccgctgagttactccagcattttgtgtctacctttggactAGAACTTTGTTTTTCTTGACGCATTAGGACCTCCGCCATTCCAACTGAGGCATGTGATGAAATTCCGTTCATTGTGGTGCTGGTTCCCATCACCAGAGTGATGTCGAGCTGTCTGAAGAATTGTGCAGTTTCACGGCGCAGGATCGCCACCTGCTGCTGAAACCGGTACCGTATTAATAAccctattaattaattaataaaggtacacaaaaaagctggagaaactcagcgggtgcagcagcatctatggagtgaaggaaatgggcaacgtttcaggccgaaacccttcttcagacagtttcggcccgaaacgttgcctatttccttcattccatagatgctgcttcaccggctgagtttctgcagcttttttgtgtaccttcgattttccagcatctgcagttccttcttaaacaattaattattaaatatcctTAATCTATTAAAGATGAATAGTTAATGGAACCCAGATCACTGGAGCGGGTAAACTGCTTCTGTAATTCCTTAATCTGTTTAAATTAATTCCTTATTAAGGATTTTTCCTCATTAAGGGATTAATTTAAATAGATGCGCATTACCGGTGTGATGGGTTTGGGTGTCGGGGCAGGACCAGTATTTATTACGCACCCCTCATTGGCCTCTGAATGGTTTTCTCGGCCATTTCAAAGGACATTTGAACTTCAGCCATGTGGGACTGTATCTTAAACAACAATTTAGGAGCGTTATGGTCATCGATCCTCaaactagtttaaaaaaaagaatttgagaTGATTAACTgtatttagtgcagtttagtttagagatacagcgcggaaacaggcccttcagcccaccgggtccgcgccgaccagcgatccccgcacactaacactatcttacacacactggggacaatttacatttataccaaatccaagtaacctacaaacttgcgcgtctttggagtgtggcaggaaaccgaagatctgggagaaactccacgcggtcacggggagaacgtacaaactccgtacagacagcacccggctcTCTAGCGCTataagcgccgtaaggcagcaattatACCGCTGTTCTTTATAAAAGCTGCAACTACCACCATTTATTAACTATTAATAAAGACATTTGCATGATAGAAGGATTTAATTTCAATCATTCATTAAAGGTGCAGTGGAGACACTTTAATGTGGATGTGACTCTGGATGTGACTCTGGATTCCTCGTTCAGTAACGTAATCTCTGCCTCGCCACCGCACCTGATGTTGCCACAGATAGCCCCTGACCCGCTACGTTCGTCCAGCAGTTTGCATCTGCAGTCCCGTGTGTCTCAACTCGCAGCTGTCTCTCATTGAATACCAATTCTGCCCACCGCCGCCCTAATTTCCATGTTCCTTATCCTCTCACGCTTACCCTACACCTACTCtcacattcccccctcccctcctcatcacCCGCACCTATTTCGGAGCACCCGGAATGTCGATGGTGATAGAGTCACTGGAAGGTGAAAGTGGATATGAAGAACTTGGCaacgatgcagaggaggtttaccagaattatgatttcattgagagaatggagaggtcaGACCGActatggaaagttttctccggatcgccggaggttgaggggagacttgatggaagtctATCGAATTATGAGAGGGGTGGGCAGGTtacacaatcagaaccttttaccgagaggggaatatttaatagtAGAGAGCACAGCTATAGGATGAGAGGGgctacgtttaaaggagatgtgcgaggcaggTTTTCTACCCCAATGATGGTGAGTTTctggaacgcgttgccagggatggtgatggaggctgATACGAGACAGGCGGTGAAgagattttggataggcacgtgtatGCAGGTAATTGAAGGATATAGATTATGTTcaagcaggtaagagttggtcttggcatcatattcggcacagacactgtgggccgaagggctgctcCTATGCGGACTGTTCTTTGTTCCATACGGATTGTGTCGTCGTATTGTGGATATTCCGGGATATAACCTGATACTCGAAGAAACCTCCACATCAGCGCTGTAGAATGTATCCTGACTGTTCGCATCATGTACGGCATTTCCAACGCACACGAGTTGCACTACCGCCTGCACTGCCATGGgtgtgtttatttttaattgtgttttgctTTAATGCCTTGTCTTTGGAgcagtttttaattttgtttttactaACTTGCAGAATGTATGTGTAATGTGGTTATAATTTGCGTTTAATTAATATTTTGTGTAGCACTGAGTTTGTGCGTGTGATGCAGCTGAAACGGTGATGAGTTGTTCATCGCAGCTGTTCATCGCAGTActtgtacagatgacaataaatccGACTTGACTTCACTCTAAGTTTATATTTAACCATCGTTTTACACCCCAGTTCGTTTCTTTTTAGACCATGACATTTTCTATCCTGCTCTAAACTGTCCCATAACATTCCCTGCGTTTACATTTATATACCGGTCTGTTTAACATCTCACTAACCCCTCCATGGGTATTTGAGGACAGGACACGATCACCTAGAACACGTTCACCCTGAAAACCTACAGCAAACGTGCTGGAGACGGCAGCGTACGCGGTGGACACTCGCGGTACAGAGGGATCACAAGGGATCAGCAGCTCCCAATCAGTGAAAGCAGTTTCAAACCAGGAAGTGGCAGGAGTTAAAATGGCTTCTAAACGCCAGGTCGAGAGTTTAACAGAGGAGGcactttgtcccatctgcctggatttcttcgccgatccggtgtcactggagtgtgggcacaacttctgccgctcctgtatcacacagagttgggacagggaggtgagaaactcctgcccggaatgtagagacgagtttacagaccgcaccctcagggttaatcgggccttggcgagactgtctgagaaagttcgaacactgagcctgaatacagaagagaaggaaagtaaacatcACTGCGACAAACATCAggatgaactgaagctgttttgtgaaacggacaagaaactgatctgtgtgatttgtgcagctgggcgggaacacaagtctcacagcttcatgccggtcgatgaagctgttgaaacctacaaggtaaaagcaaaccgactaCGATCACTTGCTTGAACGTATAGTTGAATGTTTATTGTCTAACCCCCATTCTCTCTGATTCCCAGGATCAGGTTAAATCATCCATACAATCTCTGACAACAAATAAATCTGCCATCCAGGAAATGGAAGAGCAACAGAAGCAAAAGATTTCCCAAGTCCGGGTGAGAACTTGCTGTGTGGCATTTCTGATCGTGTTGTGTAGTTTTGTATTTTGGTTAATGCACTACAGCGTAGCGTGGCAGCAGTTAGTTGCGCTGTTTCGCTGCTCCGGTGAATTCGGTTCCACCCTGACTTCTGGTATTGTCGATGTGACGCTTCCATGTCCCCTTCCCCCCGCTCTCTACCCCTTCCCTAGTACAACgatcgaggaagaactaagggaggggacttgaactttatttcgccttccatcacagtgaggaatgtgtaggagtcactgtggtggatgttcatgttaaaatgtgtttttgagtgacctgttgcttttaattgtatgactgacctggccaatgaaattcttcatatgttgcaaaacatacttggcagatAAAGCGTGA from the Amblyraja radiata isolate CabotCenter1 chromosome 16, sAmbRad1.1.pri, whole genome shotgun sequence genome contains:
- the LOC116982186 gene encoding nuclear factor 7, brain-like; this encodes MASKRQVESLTEEALCPICLDFFADPVSLECGHNFCRSCITQSWDREVRNSCPECRDEFTDRTLRVNRALARLSEKVRTLSLNTEEKESKHHCDKHQDELKLFCETDKKLICVICAAGREHKSHSFMPVDEAVETYKDQVKSSIQSLTTNKSAIQEMEEQQKQKISQVREQSQSLKSHVTSQFVELHQILVKKEQHILGEIKEDEEKILSQMEKIFKTFKRI